The segment GATATTTACCTATGATTTCTTTTTGATTTTCTTTGCTCACTGCCTCACCAGTCAGTACATAATGCTCAATAAAAATCATTTGCTCTTTAGTGTATTGCTTAAACTTTCCTTTTACAATTCCTCCAATAAAAGCAGGTTTAGTTCTATATGTTTGTGTGATAATTAATTTACAACGCTCTTCATCAATAGGCTTTACTTCATATTCCGCAAAAGTATATTCTGGTACTGTAGGTACTCCTTCACCATCGAAAACCTTAGCTTTAAAATACATAGTTTGCTCATCGAACTCTACCAGCTCCTCCCTCACTAGTTTTTTCCCTTTGTCGTCCAATTGACAAACTCGCTCACACCCTATCTCACTTTTAGTACTCCCATTAATTAATTCAGATTTGACAATCCCTGCATGGTATTTTGATACATCTGCAAATTCATTCCCAACAACATTCCATACTTTTTCCGCCGATGACGGGATCACTCTTTCAATTGAGAAAGTATGTGTCCTTTTTACTTTTTGAGCAGATGCATTTTTGAATGAGAATAACATAGAGATAACTGACATAAGAATAATGCTTTTAATTTTCATAATTAGTTGAATTATTGATATATACAAAGCTACCTTATCCTATTCCCTATCTCTTGTGATATCTTTTCAAAAACTTGTCAAAACTAGTCAATGCTATTTCTGTAATCTCTTGGCGATGATTTATACATAGCTGAAAAAGACTTAGAAAAATGTGCTATATCTTCAAATCCACAATCATAAGCTATATCGGATATTCTAAGTGAAGTAGTTTTCAGCAGTCCTTCGGCTTTTTCTAACCGTTTACCTACAATATATTTTTTGGGAGTCATATTATAAATCTCCTTAAACTTCCTCTGAAAAGTAGAAAGACTCATACCTGATAAAAAAGCAAAGTCTTCAAGCTTCAAATTTTCAAAGAGATTTTTATTTATTACCTCTTGGAATTGATAAGCTTTAGATTGAAATAGTTGTCCTAAAAAAAAGTTAAACTCTGAAGTATCAATAGAAATAAGAATACTAATTAGTTCTCGTACTTTTATCTTCAAATATTCATCTGTCATCAGTTTCTTATTTTCAATATTAAACCTTAACCCCTCAAAAAAATGATCAATAGTCTTATTCGAAGATATTTTGATTAGAGGAGGCACTTCTACTTCATTTTTCAAAGATTGTAATTCAATGGGCAATTCATTGTTGTAAACATCCTGCAATACATTAGGCAATAACTGAAAAGCAATTACCTCATAAGGCTCTTCCTCATTGTTCTCCAACCAATGATTTACAAATTGTCCACATCTCATCAACAACATATCTCCACCATTGATATGAATTAAATCTGTAGATGAAATGATTTTTGATTTACCTCGATAAACATAAATTAATCGAGCTTGATTATCTAAAGGTGACTGCACCTTATATGGAGGTCGAAATTGAACTTTGCCTAGAATAAGCTGATCATTCAATGAATAACTAATACGATGAATTGGAGTACAGTTTAAAAGTTAAAAAAAATCTTATTTAAAGATAGGGGTAAATCTTGTTTCATTTGTCTCTAATGTGAACTTAACATCAAACCACTTAACTTTACTAAAACAATGAATAAGCTAAAGTTTTCTCCTTTTTATTTATTATCCCTTCTCCCTATCAATGTTCTTTATATTTTTTCTGACATTCTGTACGTATTTATCTTTAAAGTATTTCAATACAGAAGAGACATTGTGATGGATAATTTAATCAAATCATTTCCTGAAAAGAAATATCGAGAAATAAGAGAAATCGAAAAACGATTTTATCATCACTTCTGTGATATAATGTTCGAGAGTATCAAAACGCTAACCATGAATAAACGGGAAATCGAAAAACGATTTAAAATAAAAAATCCAGAACTAATTCAAGAACTCTATCATCAAAATAAAAATATTGTGTTGTACTCCGCTCATTTAGGAAATTGGGAGTGGTGTACTTTTTTACCATTATTTCTAGATCATCAAGTAACGGCATTCTATCAACCACTTTCAAATAAATACTTTGATGAGTTGATGAAATTAATTAGAAGTAGATTGGGGGTTTTATGTATTCCTTCTCAAAATGGGTATAAGACACTATTAAAGTTGAAAGCAGAGAAGAAATTAACCTTTAATTTAATTATTGGTGACCAAAGCCCTAGTCACAAATCTTCAAGATATTGGACACACTTTCTTCATAGAGAAACGGCATTCTTAATGGGAGCAGATGTGATATCCAATAAAAACAACTGTGCTGTTATTTATCCACAATGTATTAAAGTAAAAAGGGGAGTCTATGAGACCCAATTTATATTGTTAGATGAATCGCCAAGAGAATCTCAGAAGCATTCAGTTATTGAAAAATACTCCAAAGCCCTTGAAGAAAATATCAATCAACAACCTTATTTATGGTTATGGAGTCATAATCGTTGGAAATTATCAGCATAACCTGTTGATAAGTATTCACAACTAACAAGAATGTTGATAACTTTTCAAGATTACCGTTGTTTACCAAGTGTGATTTTGAAAAGTTATCAACATTTTAAGTTTTATATCAAATCTTCTGAGATTTTATCTCCAAAATACTTTTCTAACTCCTCTAGTGTTGAATCTGAATTCTCAACATCTTTCACAACTTCACCATTTTCTAACATAACGATCCTTGTACTTATCCCAGTAACGTGTTGTAAATCGTGACTTGAAACAATAGCTGTTACACCTTCTTCTGCTAATTTTTGTATTTTCATACGTAACCATTGTTGAGAAGTAGGATCTAGATTTGCAAAGGGCTCATCTAAAATTAATAGATCAGGGTTACCGATTAAAGCACCTAAAATACCCGTCTTATTTTTATTTCCTTTGGATAGATCTTTGATTAACTTCTTGCCAGAAATAAAATCTTCGCCATAGAAGTTTTTTGTTTGCTCTAAGAAATCTTCCAAATCACCCTTATTCCAACCATGTAACTTAGCTACAAACTCTAAATACTCATAAGATGTCATAAATGGAACTAGGAAGGTATCGTCTAAAAAAGAACCTGTAAATTTTTTCCAATCTTCTGTTTTGGAAACATCTTCCTCTTTGATTTCAACTTTGCCTTCAGATGCTTCTATCAGGTCTAATAATAAACTTAAAAATGTTGTTTTTCCAGCTCCATTATTACCAACTAATCCAATAATTTCTTGGGGCTGTATTGATAAGTTATCTAATGAGAGTGCTGTCTTTGTTTTATATACTTTAGTCAGTTTTTCTACTTGTATCATAATCTTAGCTATTTTTAAATCCTTCAGTCATTTTATATCTTTTTTCAATCAAGTTATCAGTAACTAAATTGATTAACGGTCGATGTACCAGCATTCCCAACACTCCAATCACTACGATAGAAATAAGTGCAGCTTTTAACGAAATGAGATAATAAAACCCACCAAATATGATGAGAACTCCCATTAATATCGGGAAAACCATCAGCATGTGTTTTGCTTGCACTCCTTGAAAATTAAATGCATTCTGTTGATCTAAATCTACCTTCTTCTCATTGTAAGTGGCTAAAAACATCATTAGTAAAAGATTGACTCCTACACTATAGAAATAGCCTACACAAATCATGACTGTTACAATTGGCT is part of the Flammeovirga agarivorans genome and harbors:
- a CDS encoding SRPBCC family protein — its product is MKIKSIILMSVISMLFSFKNASAQKVKRTHTFSIERVIPSSAEKVWNVVGNEFADVSKYHAGIVKSELINGSTKSEIGCERVCQLDDKGKKLVREELVEFDEQTMYFKAKVFDGEGVPTVPEYTFAEYEVKPIDEERCKLIITQTYRTKPAFIGGIVKGKFKQYTKEQMIFIEHYVLTGEAVSKENQKEIIGKYQ
- a CDS encoding helix-turn-helix domain-containing protein, with the protein product MQSPLDNQARLIYVYRGKSKIISSTDLIHINGGDMLLMRCGQFVNHWLENNEEEPYEVIAFQLLPNVLQDVYNNELPIELQSLKNEVEVPPLIKISSNKTIDHFFEGLRFNIENKKLMTDEYLKIKVRELISILISIDTSEFNFFLGQLFQSKAYQFQEVINKNLFENLKLEDFAFLSGMSLSTFQRKFKEIYNMTPKKYIVGKRLEKAEGLLKTTSLRISDIAYDCGFEDIAHFSKSFSAMYKSSPRDYRNSID
- a CDS encoding lysophospholipid acyltransferase family protein, with product MNKLKFSPFYLLSLLPINVLYIFSDILYVFIFKVFQYRRDIVMDNLIKSFPEKKYREIREIEKRFYHHFCDIMFESIKTLTMNKREIEKRFKIKNPELIQELYHQNKNIVLYSAHLGNWEWCTFLPLFLDHQVTAFYQPLSNKYFDELMKLIRSRLGVLCIPSQNGYKTLLKLKAEKKLTFNLIIGDQSPSHKSSRYWTHFLHRETAFLMGADVISNKNNCAVIYPQCIKVKRGVYETQFILLDESPRESQKHSVIEKYSKALEENINQQPYLWLWSHNRWKLSA
- a CDS encoding ABC transporter ATP-binding protein, translated to MIQVEKLTKVYKTKTALSLDNLSIQPQEIIGLVGNNGAGKTTFLSLLLDLIEASEGKVEIKEEDVSKTEDWKKFTGSFLDDTFLVPFMTSYEYLEFVAKLHGWNKGDLEDFLEQTKNFYGEDFISGKKLIKDLSKGNKNKTGILGALIGNPDLLILDEPFANLDPTSQQWLRMKIQKLAEEGVTAIVSSHDLQHVTGISTRIVMLENGEVVKDVENSDSTLEELEKYFGDKISEDLI